TATAAAATTAAAACAAACAAGGGTTCAATAATTATACAATTGGATGAATCTGATGAGGCAAAACCTCTTGTTGATGTTTGGAAAAATCAATATGAGGAATTTGTTGATTTGGATATTCGATGGTCAACACCAACAGAAGTTGCAATTGGTCCAATTGTCACAGATTTGGAACCAACTTATGATGAATATAAATATTTTGAAGGAGACGTTGTTTTAAGTTTATCTAGTTTTAGTAATGAGTCCACTCATTTGATTATTCTTAAGGAAAATGCAACAAATGTTTATGGAGTACCGCCTTACAATAAAGGTATTTTTGCCCGTGTAATTGGAGGTAAAAAAACTTTGGAGAATCTGACTGACGATGATTCCGTAACTGGAATCGAACCGATTATTGAAAGAAGTACTACAACAGATAGTGCTTCCGTATCAGATTTAAGCACGGTTTTAGAAGAAGGTAATGAATTATACACTTATATTTCATTTGACATTGATGAAGATTCACCTATTTGTGTAGAGCATTTGTTTTCACTTATTAAGGATGGCAGAATTAAGGTTTCTTATGATAGTGAATCATTTATTGGTTTTTATGATCTGGCAGGAATAATTAAACCTAAAGAAGATACTACCTTAAGAACTAGGGGAACCATTACTGTTAGGAATAATGGTGTAGGTGTCGGAAAGCTATTCATCTATCGGGAAAATAGGGTATTGACTCCAAATCACACTACTGTTGGTCATATTGTAAATGGTATGGAAATTATTGATATTGCAAAAGAAAATGATTTCATTACAGTAAAATCTGAACAACAAAGATTAATGCTATTGAATAAAACACAAAAAGAGGCTACTGATATTTTATCTGCAGCTGGTGTTGAACATATGATTGACGGTTTGATTGACGATGATGCAATAATTGTCGAGCAAACTCCAAAACATACAATTGATATTTTAAAAGAAGGTAAAGTAATAACTAAATCTGTCATGAAAGAAGATTTATGTACTATTAAATTTGTTGATAATGCACCAAGGTCAGTAAAATACTTTAAATTCTTATCTGGACTTTTAGAAAATCCTATAGGTAAAATCAAGGTTCATTTTGCAGTGCCTGGTATGCACATAGTTATTTTTGAAGGAGATAAAAAATTAGCAAAAGGTTTAATCCCTGAAAATAATCCAGTAGATAAAGTAATCAGAGGTCAAATAGGTATTACAAACATGGCTT
Above is a genomic segment from Methanobrevibacter sp. containing:
- a CDS encoding methanogenesis marker 3 protein encodes the protein MLIKINGEEVDVADASTIQDVIDETNAPYTPGSIICLIKGKKELEKNISKYKIKTNKGSIIIQLDESDEAKPLVDVWKNQYEEFVDLDIRWSTPTEVAIGPIVTDLEPTYDEYKYFEGDVVLSLSSFSNESTHLIILKENATNVYGVPPYNKGIFARVIGGKKTLENLTDDDSVTGIEPIIERSTTTDSASVSDLSTVLEEGNELYTYISFDIDEDSPICVEHLFSLIKDGRIKVSYDSESFIGFYDLAGIIKPKEDTTLRTRGTITVRNNGVGVGKLFIYRENRVLTPNHTTVGHIVNGMEIIDIAKENDFITVKSEQQRLMLLNKTQKEATDILSAAGVEHMIDGLIDDDAIIVEQTPKHTIDILKEGKVITKSVMKEDLCTIKFVDNAPRSVKYFKFLSGLLENPIGKIKVHFAVPGMHIVIFEGDKKLAKGLIPENNPVDKVIRGQIGITNMASKSAGLIGIRFEDNMEFGPTAESFEATNIIGDITSDYDHLEKLKEGVVVYVTESNHES